Sequence from the Macaca fascicularis isolate 582-1 chromosome 16, T2T-MFA8v1.1 genome:
AGGCAGCAGATTTTTCTGACAACATCAGAGCTACAGAGTTGACCCAGGGAAAGCTGGATGTGGAGGAAATACTGGTCACAAGAGAATATCCTCAGTGGCAGTAGATGTTAGTGATTACATTTGGCACAGTCCAAAAAAATTGGGGAATAAAATCTTCCCAGTGAAATGTACATGAAAAATCACTGATCCCCATGGGgaaaaaattctacaaaaatgaaaacagaaaataaaagcaaagccTTTTAACTGCTTTGTATAGAAAGTTGCTTGAGGAATTAAGTCAACTCAGCATAGATCAAGGAATTACATCTCTGTTCACTCTGGAAAATATATTCCCTATAAAAAATTCATAAATGTTGGTATAGCCCTGATGCCTGCAAAGCTTGTATTCCTCAACCCAGTGGCTCAAAAACCCAGTAGGTCAAGATGGTGGGGTCAAAATGGTGAGTTTAAAACTGAGGGCCATGCCAGGTGCAGTagctttagtcccagctactcaggaagctgagatgggaggatcgctgagcccagggagttcgaggttgcagtgagctacgatcatgccactgcactccagcttgggtgacagagtgagaccctctctttttttttttttttttttttgagatggggtctcgctgtgtctcccagactggagtgcagtggcacaatctcggctcactgcaagctccacctcccgggttcacgccattctcctgcctcagcctcccaagtagctgggactacaggcacccgccaccacgcccggctaattttttgtatttttagtagagacggagtttcaccgtgtcagccaggatggtcttgatctcctgaccttgtgatccacctgcctcgccctcccaaagtgctgggattacaggcgtgagccaccgcgcccagcctcagagtgagatcctctctaaaaattgttttaaaaataggccaggtgtggtggctcacgcctgtaatcccagcacttagggagaccaaggtgggtggatcacgaggtcaggagatcgagacgagaccatcctggctaacacggtgaaaccccgtctctactaaaaatacaaaaaattagccaggcatggtggcaggtgcctgtagtctcagctactcgggaggctgaggcaggagaatggcgtgaacccaggaggcagagcttgcagtgagccgagatcgcgccacttcactctagcctgggcaagagagtgaaactctgtttcaaaaaataataataataataataaaataaaacaaaataaaatcagcccaggcatgtgcacacacacatgcatatgcgcACGCACCGTGCAGGCCCACTGTTTGGCCCATGAGAGCAGCCTTCCTCCCCAGGACACCTGGCATGTTACATGCCTCCACCATCTGGCATCTCTGGTCCACCCCTCCCTGGAGGAAACAATGAGGCTACTGTGACCCACACAGAATTCTGGTAGCCTCTGAGGTCACCACAGAGATAACGTCACCACCCCCTGCACCAGGAGCACAAGTCTGTGGAAGCCAGCCATGGGTGACCATCCTTGATCCTCTCTCTGGCCACCCAGGGAAAGGCGAGGGCTGGAGCCCAAGAGGAAGCCTCGGGGAGGACCAGGAACCAGGACGCACCTCAGCCATCATGCAAAGAGCAGCCCAGTGGAGACTGCCAGCTGCCCTGGAGGTCCTTGCACCCAAGATATTTCACCTACCCCAGGGAGAGAAGCCGAAAGGCACTTCGCCACTGTCCCTGTCAGTGCCCTTGACCTCAAATACTGCCTTGAGTGGAGGCCAGCAGGGCAGCGTGTCCCTAGCAAGAAAGCGACTGGGCAACGCACCTGTGCCAAAGCCTGCCAGAAGCCCAGCATATCCAAGGTGATCCTGAGGGCTGTGGCAGACAAGGGGACCTGCAAGTATGTGTCCATGGCCACCCTGAAGAAGGCTGTTTCCACCGCGGGCTACGACATGGCCCGAAATGCCTATCACTTCAAGCGTGTGCTCAAGGGGCTGGTGGACAAGGGCATGCTCAGCAGGTGACCGGCAGGGGGCCTCTGGCTCCTTCACCCTGGGCAAGAAGCAGGCCTCCAAGTCCAAGCTCAAGGTCAAGAGACAACAGCAGCAGAGGAGGCGCTCTGGGCAGTGCCTCTCTGGGCAGTGCCGCTCTGGGCAGTGCCCCTTTGGACAGCGCAGGTCACTACTGGGCTCCAAACAGGGGCACAAGTGACTTGTCAAGAGGGTTCAAAGGATCGCCAAGTGCCACTGCAATTAACGAGGCAGGCCGGGCAAGCAGTCAGGGGTGCCAAGCCCGCCATTGGCTCAGTGCAGTGAGAATAAAAGGAAGCTAACATTTCACATCTGCCTCCTGGAATCTGGGGTTCAGGGGAGTGGGAGAGGAAAAGGGCTGGGGGCACAGAGGAGGGGTAAGGCCATGAGTAGGAGAAACCAGGCCAAAATAAGAGAGGAAGGATTTGGGAACGGCTGGCAGAGTTGGAAGCATTCATAGACACCAGCTAGTCCAACCGCGTGGTCTTGCAGGTGGAGCATCTGAAGCCAGAAAGAAGGGTCACGGAGTAATTGTGTGGCAGGGCCCGGCCTGGACCGCAGGTGTCTGACTCATACTGATACTGGAAGTCTCTTAAGTTGCTTCTCAAGCCATTTCCCCCAGAGTGGCAGTAGCTCCCATTTCCCTGTGTCACAACAGGCTCTTCTTTTTTGGGgaaaagagtctcactctgttgcccaggctggagtgcagtggcacaattacggctcactgcagcctcaacctcccaggctcaagcgattctcctatctcagcctcccaagtagctgggacctcaggcatgctccaccatgcctggctaattaaaaaaaaattttgttgagatggggtctcactgtgttgcccaggctggcctcaaactcctgggctcaaccaatcctcccacctcagcctcccaaagtgctgggattacaggcatgagccaccacacccagctcactAGAAACTCTTCTATGGACACCAGCAGATAAGAAGGCAGAGTCAGGAAAGATCAGGCCCAGCATCCAGCCAGCCCGGGGCTAGGACTCAGAGGTCACCccagaatgatttattttgtcTCTGCTGTTCATGGCAtagtttgggggtgggggtccaACAACTGTCTAGGTGGGCTCCCATCCCACCCCCTGCTTTCCTTTACTCACTCAGAGGTAGCCAGGTCTCTCTTCAGCCTGTGGGAAAGTGAAGGAGAGGGTTAGCCCAGCTCTGGGCTTCACCCCAAGGTGCCCCAGGGCTCCAGTGTGTGTGGAGGTCAGTGTGCGATTATCCACAATGCCCTCCTGGTGCCAAGCCAGGCAGGTCTCAAGCCCTAAGTTGCCTACAAAGGGGCCCCACACTCCTTTTGTGCCTGAGAACCCCATTCCCAGGGCGTCTGGGTCCCACACAGCACAGGTGCCACCAGGAGTCCCATGGGTGTGAGCTCCAGCAGGTACTGCCCTGCCCTTCATGCCCACACTCACCTTCCCTCTCGCCGGCAGCACATGACGTAGGCCAGCAGCAAGGTGAGAAGCAGGGCCACCAGCAGGGGCACCAGGAGGGTGACCAGAGCATCCACCAAGAAGTCACGGTCTGGGGCCTCAGTGGGTGGGCAGAAGAACGGGTCATGCTCCAGGATCCCATCGCCTGGGGTGGGCATCTCATCTGCAGGCTCCGGGACTGACTTATCCACCTGCACAGAGAGCTCAGGGCTGATGCAAGAAGTGGCTGGCTGGACACAGAGGTCCCCAGAAACAGGGCAGGGGCCAGGACTAGGGGGCAGGAGACACAAAGTCCAGCAGAGGCAGGACAGTGCATTGGTTAATGCACAGCTCTAGGGTCTGACCTCCTGGTTTGAATCGAGACTCAGACAAGTGCTTAGCTAGGATGATTATGTGCCTCTGTTTCGTCACCTCTAAAGTCAGAAGGATAATAGTAGCACCTGTCTCCTGGAGTGGTGGTGAGCATAAAATATGTTGATGggacagtgcccagcacatagcaAGGGCTCAAGAATGTTGTCAATTACCAGTCACTGGCTGTGGACCCTGAATGAGTCCCTGCTCTGTTGGTCAATTCACAGGAACAGAGTACACCAGCAGTGGGATCCTGTGAACCTCAGCTCAGTATCCAAAAAGCTGTTGTGAGCATCTTTGGTTTATAGTGTGAAGAGTTCTCAGATCCTTGTTGTAAGTGGGTTTGCTAGGTAGAACCTTAGAGAAAATCAGACAGAGCTGTCACGCAGAGGCCCTTGGTAGGGAAAGGGTTTGGGAACCAGACTATGACATAGCTGTTGGCCTGGGCGGATCTGGAGCGCGGGAGTTGGAGACCCCACATGTGGATTGCGGACTCTGTCGCCCTCTTGTGGGAGTAAGGTAGAACTTCaggcggtgtgtgtgtgtgtgtgtgtgtgtgtgtgtgtgtgtgtgtgtgtgtatcatcaGACTAAGCCTGTGGGCAATACTGAGAGCATCAGAGAAAGAAATGGGGACTGGAGCAATCAGAGAGACGGAGGTAGGAAGAGGCATGGGAGGGAAGGGGGACGGTGATGGGGGACCATGCCCCAACCCACGCCTGGACCCAGGATCCCTCCTCACCAGGGTCACATTGCACCAGTCAACGCGGAAGTGGGGAGCCAAGGTGTCGTAGCAAGACAGAAGTGGAGGCTGGCCCTGGGCACAGCGGGCGTGGCTATCGGGGGATGCCACCATCTTCAGGCAAGTAGAGAAAGGTGAGGCAGAACCCACCTTAATGTACACCCTGGGACCAGATAGAAGTCACTGTCAGCAGAGTGGGGGCAGGGGGCACCA
This genomic interval carries:
- the LOC102127439 gene encoding LOW QUALITY PROTEIN: putative histone H1.9 (The sequence of the model RefSeq protein was modified relative to this genomic sequence to represent the inferred CDS: deleted 1 base in 1 codon; substituted 1 base at 1 genomic stop codon), with amino-acid sequence SLWPPRERRGLEPKRKPRGGPGTRTHLSHHAKSSPVETASCPGGPCTQDISPTPGREAERHFATVPVSALDLKYCLEWRPAGQRVPSKKATGQRTCAKACQKPSISKVILRAVADKGTCKYVSMATLKKAVSTAGYDMARNAYHFKRVLKGLVDKACSAGDRQGASGSFTLGKKQASKSKLKVKRQQQQRRRSGQCLSGQCRSGQCPFGQRRSLLGSKQGHKXLVKRVQRIAKCHCN